Proteins from one Monodelphis domestica isolate mMonDom1 chromosome 6, mMonDom1.pri, whole genome shotgun sequence genomic window:
- the CRACR2B gene encoding EF-hand calcium-binding domain-containing protein 4A isoform X1, with amino-acid sequence MVPGKGGGRQLWPRFPRLSAAAITVSRQETGRACWAGPRPLAVSRGQAFWLDLIHLGAPPPPSFPSPSWHPSPSSGRPESSSSGELSPHRAAPGRQQETTAESGMASPGREEEDGGGGLLGGAGAPAERLAKASELFLLCDKEAKGFITRADLQRLQHELPLTPEQLDGVFESLDRGHTGFLTPREFSLGLGAFLGAEDVPPGSPDTETFESGWGPRRADGEEEEEGGGPFWASMEQLGAAPALREQQEVRALWVRLHREHPDLLSTFEDVLVHASSCLGEAARERETVEQALWRRESDHEKEIRCLYEELEQQIHAERQRLQSQDSSQQDRLSHLAQELQSRDQELERAGRRHRELEQQLEQRTSEQLETRLRNAQLWLANEELRAQLEQSRAQLEAAHEQLLRLRQEARAQEEEKHRDVVMVSRNMQKEKHSLHRQLELLRDLNRRLRDERDAFEAKKLGSGRRRKAVAPPGCGCCACDGSPRPPVPGRPGAHPQ; translated from the exons ATGGTGCCAGGAAAAGGGGGTGGGAGGCAGCTCTGGCCTCGGTTTCCCCGGCTGTCTGCTGCCGCGATAACGGTGTCCAGGCAGGAGACCGGCCGAGCCTGCTGGGCCGGTCCCAGGCCCCTCGCTGTGTCCCGAGGCCAAGCTTTCTGGTTGGACCTGATTCATTTGGGCGCCCCTCCCCCTccgtccttcccctccccctcctggcaCCCGTCTCCCAGCTCCGGCCGGCCGGAGAGCAGCAGCTCGGGCGAGCTCAGCCCGCACCGGGCCGCACCGGGCCGCCAG CAGGAGACCACGGCTGAGTCCGGCATGGCCAGCCCcggcagggaggaggaggacgGGGGCGGCGGCCTACTGGGCGGTGCCGGCGCCCCCGCGGAGAGGCTGGCCAAGGCGAGCGAGCTCTTCCTCCTCTGTGACAAGGAGGCCAAGGGCTTCATCACCAGAGCGGACCTGCAG AGGCTGCAGCACGAGCTCCCCCTGACCCCGGAGCAGCTGGACGGGGTGTTCGAGAGCCTGGACCGCGGGCACACCGGCTTCCTGACTCCCCGAGAGTTCAGCCTGGGCCTGG GCGCCTTTCTGGGAGCCGAGGACGTGCCGCCGGGCTCCCCGGACACGGAGACCTTCGAGTCAGGCTGGGGCCCCAGACGGGcagatggggaggaggaggaggaggggggggggccTTTCTGGGCCTCCATGGAGCAGCTGGGGGCCGCCCCCGCCCTCAGAGA GCAGCAGGAGGTGCGGGCTCTGTGGGTGCGGCTGCACAGGGAGCACCCGGATCTCCTGAGCACCTTCGAAGACGTCCTGGTGCACGCGTCCTCCTGCCTGGGGGAGGCAGCGCGGGAGAGGGAGACCGTGGAGCAGGCTCTGTGGAG GCGTGAGAGCGACCACGAGAAGGAGATCCGGTGCCTGTACGAGGAGCTGGAGCAGCAGATCCACGCGGAACGCCAGCGGCTGCAGAGCCAG GACTCCTCCCAGCAGGACCGGCTCAGCCACCTGGCGCAGGAGCTGCAGAGCAGGGACCAGGAGCTGGAGCGGGCCGGCCGGCGGCACAGAGAG CTAGAGCAGCAGCTGGAGCAGCGGACCTCTGAGCAGCTGGAGACACGCCTTCGCAACGCCCAGCTCTGGCTGGCCAATGAGGAGCTTCGGGCCCAGCTGGAGCAGAGCCGGGCCCAGCTGGAGGCTGCCCACGAGCAGCTGCTTCGCCTGCGGCAGGAGGCCCGGGcccaggaggaggagaagcacag GGACGTCGTCATGGTGTCCAGGAACATGCAGAAGGAGAAGCACAGCCTCCACCGGCAGCTGGAGCTCCTCAG GGACCTGAACCGAAGGCTGCGGGACGAGAGAGACGCCTTCGAGGCCAAGAAGCTGGGCAGCGGGCGGAGGAGGAAGGCCGTGGCGCCCCCTGGCTGTGGCTGCTGCGCCTGTGACGGCTCCCCCCGTCCCCCCGTGCCGGGCCGGCCGGGCGCCCACCCCCAATAA
- the CRACR2B gene encoding EF-hand calcium-binding domain-containing protein 4A isoform X2, protein MVPGKGGGRQLWPRFPRLSAAAITVSRQETGRACWAGPRPLAVSRGQAFWLDLIHLGAPPPPSFPSPSWHPSPSSGRPESSSSGELSPHRAAPGRQETTAESGMASPGREEEDGGGGLLGGAGAPAERLAKASELFLLCDKEAKGFITRADLQRLQHELPLTPEQLDGVFESLDRGHTGFLTPREFSLGLGAFLGAEDVPPGSPDTETFESGWGPRRADGEEEEEGGGPFWASMEQLGAAPALREQQEVRALWVRLHREHPDLLSTFEDVLVHASSCLGEAARERETVEQALWRRESDHEKEIRCLYEELEQQIHAERQRLQSQDSSQQDRLSHLAQELQSRDQELERAGRRHRELEQQLEQRTSEQLETRLRNAQLWLANEELRAQLEQSRAQLEAAHEQLLRLRQEARAQEEEKHRDVVMVSRNMQKEKHSLHRQLELLRDLNRRLRDERDAFEAKKLGSGRRRKAVAPPGCGCCACDGSPRPPVPGRPGAHPQ, encoded by the exons ATGGTGCCAGGAAAAGGGGGTGGGAGGCAGCTCTGGCCTCGGTTTCCCCGGCTGTCTGCTGCCGCGATAACGGTGTCCAGGCAGGAGACCGGCCGAGCCTGCTGGGCCGGTCCCAGGCCCCTCGCTGTGTCCCGAGGCCAAGCTTTCTGGTTGGACCTGATTCATTTGGGCGCCCCTCCCCCTccgtccttcccctccccctcctggcaCCCGTCTCCCAGCTCCGGCCGGCCGGAGAGCAGCAGCTCGGGCGAGCTCAGCCCGCACCGGGCCGCACCGGGCCGCCAG GAGACCACGGCTGAGTCCGGCATGGCCAGCCCcggcagggaggaggaggacgGGGGCGGCGGCCTACTGGGCGGTGCCGGCGCCCCCGCGGAGAGGCTGGCCAAGGCGAGCGAGCTCTTCCTCCTCTGTGACAAGGAGGCCAAGGGCTTCATCACCAGAGCGGACCTGCAG AGGCTGCAGCACGAGCTCCCCCTGACCCCGGAGCAGCTGGACGGGGTGTTCGAGAGCCTGGACCGCGGGCACACCGGCTTCCTGACTCCCCGAGAGTTCAGCCTGGGCCTGG GCGCCTTTCTGGGAGCCGAGGACGTGCCGCCGGGCTCCCCGGACACGGAGACCTTCGAGTCAGGCTGGGGCCCCAGACGGGcagatggggaggaggaggaggaggggggggggccTTTCTGGGCCTCCATGGAGCAGCTGGGGGCCGCCCCCGCCCTCAGAGA GCAGCAGGAGGTGCGGGCTCTGTGGGTGCGGCTGCACAGGGAGCACCCGGATCTCCTGAGCACCTTCGAAGACGTCCTGGTGCACGCGTCCTCCTGCCTGGGGGAGGCAGCGCGGGAGAGGGAGACCGTGGAGCAGGCTCTGTGGAG GCGTGAGAGCGACCACGAGAAGGAGATCCGGTGCCTGTACGAGGAGCTGGAGCAGCAGATCCACGCGGAACGCCAGCGGCTGCAGAGCCAG GACTCCTCCCAGCAGGACCGGCTCAGCCACCTGGCGCAGGAGCTGCAGAGCAGGGACCAGGAGCTGGAGCGGGCCGGCCGGCGGCACAGAGAG CTAGAGCAGCAGCTGGAGCAGCGGACCTCTGAGCAGCTGGAGACACGCCTTCGCAACGCCCAGCTCTGGCTGGCCAATGAGGAGCTTCGGGCCCAGCTGGAGCAGAGCCGGGCCCAGCTGGAGGCTGCCCACGAGCAGCTGCTTCGCCTGCGGCAGGAGGCCCGGGcccaggaggaggagaagcacag GGACGTCGTCATGGTGTCCAGGAACATGCAGAAGGAGAAGCACAGCCTCCACCGGCAGCTGGAGCTCCTCAG GGACCTGAACCGAAGGCTGCGGGACGAGAGAGACGCCTTCGAGGCCAAGAAGCTGGGCAGCGGGCGGAGGAGGAAGGCCGTGGCGCCCCCTGGCTGTGGCTGCTGCGCCTGTGACGGCTCCCCCCGTCCCCCCGTGCCGGGCCGGCCGGGCGCCCACCCCCAATAA
- the CRACR2B gene encoding EF-hand calcium-binding domain-containing protein 4A isoform X3, protein MASPGREEEDGGGGLLGGAGAPAERLAKASELFLLCDKEAKGFITRADLQRLQHELPLTPEQLDGVFESLDRGHTGFLTPREFSLGLGAFLGAEDVPPGSPDTETFESGWGPRRADGEEEEEGGGPFWASMEQLGAAPALREQQEVRALWVRLHREHPDLLSTFEDVLVHASSCLGEAARERETVEQALWRRESDHEKEIRCLYEELEQQIHAERQRLQSQDSSQQDRLSHLAQELQSRDQELERAGRRHRELEQQLEQRTSEQLETRLRNAQLWLANEELRAQLEQSRAQLEAAHEQLLRLRQEARAQEEEKHRDVVMVSRNMQKEKHSLHRQLELLRDLNRRLRDERDAFEAKKLGSGRRRKAVAPPGCGCCACDGSPRPPVPGRPGAHPQ, encoded by the exons ATGGCCAGCCCcggcagggaggaggaggacgGGGGCGGCGGCCTACTGGGCGGTGCCGGCGCCCCCGCGGAGAGGCTGGCCAAGGCGAGCGAGCTCTTCCTCCTCTGTGACAAGGAGGCCAAGGGCTTCATCACCAGAGCGGACCTGCAG AGGCTGCAGCACGAGCTCCCCCTGACCCCGGAGCAGCTGGACGGGGTGTTCGAGAGCCTGGACCGCGGGCACACCGGCTTCCTGACTCCCCGAGAGTTCAGCCTGGGCCTGG GCGCCTTTCTGGGAGCCGAGGACGTGCCGCCGGGCTCCCCGGACACGGAGACCTTCGAGTCAGGCTGGGGCCCCAGACGGGcagatggggaggaggaggaggaggggggggggccTTTCTGGGCCTCCATGGAGCAGCTGGGGGCCGCCCCCGCCCTCAGAGA GCAGCAGGAGGTGCGGGCTCTGTGGGTGCGGCTGCACAGGGAGCACCCGGATCTCCTGAGCACCTTCGAAGACGTCCTGGTGCACGCGTCCTCCTGCCTGGGGGAGGCAGCGCGGGAGAGGGAGACCGTGGAGCAGGCTCTGTGGAG GCGTGAGAGCGACCACGAGAAGGAGATCCGGTGCCTGTACGAGGAGCTGGAGCAGCAGATCCACGCGGAACGCCAGCGGCTGCAGAGCCAG GACTCCTCCCAGCAGGACCGGCTCAGCCACCTGGCGCAGGAGCTGCAGAGCAGGGACCAGGAGCTGGAGCGGGCCGGCCGGCGGCACAGAGAG CTAGAGCAGCAGCTGGAGCAGCGGACCTCTGAGCAGCTGGAGACACGCCTTCGCAACGCCCAGCTCTGGCTGGCCAATGAGGAGCTTCGGGCCCAGCTGGAGCAGAGCCGGGCCCAGCTGGAGGCTGCCCACGAGCAGCTGCTTCGCCTGCGGCAGGAGGCCCGGGcccaggaggaggagaagcacag GGACGTCGTCATGGTGTCCAGGAACATGCAGAAGGAGAAGCACAGCCTCCACCGGCAGCTGGAGCTCCTCAG GGACCTGAACCGAAGGCTGCGGGACGAGAGAGACGCCTTCGAGGCCAAGAAGCTGGGCAGCGGGCGGAGGAGGAAGGCCGTGGCGCCCCCTGGCTGTGGCTGCTGCGCCTGTGACGGCTCCCCCCGTCCCCCCGTGCCGGGCCGGCCGGGCGCCCACCCCCAATAA
- the CD151 gene encoding CD151 antigen isoform X2 yields the protein MGEYNEKKETCGTICLKYLLFTFNCCFWLAGLAVMAVGVWTLALKSDYISLLASNTYLATAYILVVAGAVVMVTGVLGCCATFKERRNLLRLYFLLLFVIFVLEVIAGILAYIYYQQLSFELKDNLKNTMVQKYQQPGHEGVTGAVDSLQQKFKCCGSNNSQDWQESTWIQSGEAEGRKFPDSCCKTVVRGCGQRDHASNIYKVEGGCITKLERFIQEHLRIIGAVGLGIACVQIFGMIVTCCLYKSLKLEHY from the exons ATGGGCGAGTATAACGAGAAGAAGGAGACCTGCGGCACCATCTGCCTCAAGTACCTGCTCTTCACCTTCAACTGCTGCTTCTGG CTGGCCGGCCTGGCTGTCATGGCGGTGGGCGTCTGGACGCTGGCCCTCAAGAGCGACTACATCAGCCTGCTGGCTTCCAACACGTACCTGGCCACGGCCTACATCCTGGTGGTGGCCGGGGCCGTGGTCATGGTGACTGGCGTCCTGGGCTGCTGCGCCACCTTCAAGGAGAGGAGGAACCTGCTGCGCCTG TACTTCCTCCTGCTCTTCGTCATCTTTGTGCTGGAGGTCATCGCCGGCATCCTGGCCTACATCTACTACCAGCAG CTGAGCTTCGAGCTGAAGGATAACCTCAAGAACACCATGGTCCAGAAGTACCAGCAGCCAGGCCATGAGGGGGTCACCGGGGCCGTGGACAGCCTACAGCAGAAG TTCAAGTGCTGCGGGAGCAACAACTCTCAGGACTGGCAGGAGAGCACGTGGATCCAGTCGGGGGAGGCCGAGGGTCGCAAGTTCCCTGACAGCTGCTGTAAGACGGTGGTGAGGGGCTGCGGGCAGCGGGACCACGCGTCCAACATCTACAAGGTGGAG GGTGGCTGCATCACCAAGCTGGAGAGGTTCATTCAGGAGCACCTGAGGATCATCGGGGCGGTGGGCCTGGGCATTGCGTGTGTCCAG ATCTTTGGGATGATCGTCACCTGCTGCCTGTACAAGAGCCTGAAGCTGGAGCACTACTAG
- the CD151 gene encoding CD151 antigen isoform X1 — protein MGEYNEKKETCGTICLKYLLFTFNCCFWLAGLAVMAVGVWTLALKSDYISLLASNTYLATAYILVVAGAVVMVTGVLGCCATFKERRNLLRLYFLLLFVIFVLEVIAGILAYIYYQQLSFELKDNLKNTMVQKYQQPGHEGVTGAVDSLQQKFKCCGSNNSQDWQESTWIQSGEAEGRKFPDSCCKTVVRGCGQRDHASNIYKVEGGCITKLERFIQEHLRIIGAVGLGIACVQVRGSWLDRVGRCPAAPATPLLCFSPDLWDDRHLLPVQEPEAGALLVASAGLGRLAASLLTYCRLPFPFPFLPRAVALAAAPSLRLHGTPGESGALAGCLGGPFPSSKSLSWFVKVSSWALSWGWGRSGPAQRPPLTYGPLLPSTRAAPQLLLEIKFFCTSGLDGSWGDMGGWADRGGAASPLLSPREKGSLWRPTGVRREILLHHWGQSSFPAPQGAPGQLSPPTRLSAGRSEPRWLPLFRAAPSPLCPSPR, from the exons ATGGGCGAGTATAACGAGAAGAAGGAGACCTGCGGCACCATCTGCCTCAAGTACCTGCTCTTCACCTTCAACTGCTGCTTCTGG CTGGCCGGCCTGGCTGTCATGGCGGTGGGCGTCTGGACGCTGGCCCTCAAGAGCGACTACATCAGCCTGCTGGCTTCCAACACGTACCTGGCCACGGCCTACATCCTGGTGGTGGCCGGGGCCGTGGTCATGGTGACTGGCGTCCTGGGCTGCTGCGCCACCTTCAAGGAGAGGAGGAACCTGCTGCGCCTG TACTTCCTCCTGCTCTTCGTCATCTTTGTGCTGGAGGTCATCGCCGGCATCCTGGCCTACATCTACTACCAGCAG CTGAGCTTCGAGCTGAAGGATAACCTCAAGAACACCATGGTCCAGAAGTACCAGCAGCCAGGCCATGAGGGGGTCACCGGGGCCGTGGACAGCCTACAGCAGAAG TTCAAGTGCTGCGGGAGCAACAACTCTCAGGACTGGCAGGAGAGCACGTGGATCCAGTCGGGGGAGGCCGAGGGTCGCAAGTTCCCTGACAGCTGCTGTAAGACGGTGGTGAGGGGCTGCGGGCAGCGGGACCACGCGTCCAACATCTACAAGGTGGAG GGTGGCTGCATCACCAAGCTGGAGAGGTTCATTCAGGAGCACCTGAGGATCATCGGGGCGGTGGGCCTGGGCATTGCGTGTGTCCAGGTAAGGGGCAGCTGGCTGGACCGGGTGGGACGCTGCCCAGCAGCCCCTGCGACCCCCCTCCTCTGCTTCTCCCCAGATCTTTGGGATGATCGTCACCTGCTGCCTGTACAAGAGCCTGAAGCTGGAGCACTACTAGTGGCGTCTGCAGGCCTGGGGCGGCTAGCGGCCTCCCTGCTAACTTATTGCCggctccctttccctttccctttccttccccgagCTGTTGCCCTGGCGGCAGCCCCCTCCCTCCGCCTCCATGGGACCCCGGGGGAGTCGGGTGCCTTGGCCGGCTGCCTGGGAGGCCCCTTCCCCAGCTCCAAGTCTCTCAGCTGGTTCGTTAAAGTCTCCTCCTGGGCCCTttcttgggggtggggaaggtCCGGTCCTGCCCAGCGGCCTCCCCTGACCTACGGCCCCCTCCTGCCTTCCACAAGGGCTGCCCCCCAGCTGCTTCTTGAAATAAAGTTCTTTTGTACTTCTGGACTGGATGGTTCTTGGGGTGACATGGGGGGATGGGCAGATCGAGGGGGAGctgcctctcctctcctcagcCCAAGAGAAAAGGGAAGCCTTTGGCGGCCCACTGGGGTGAGGCGGGAGATCCTGCTCCACCACTGGGGCCAGAGCAGCTTCCCTGCACCCCAGGGGGCTCCCGGACAGTTGAGCCCCCCAACACGCCTCAGTGCAGGCCGGAGCGAACCTCGCTGGTTGCCTCTGTTCAGGGCAGCCCCTTCCCCCTTGTGCCCCTCCCCCCGCTAA
- the POLR2L gene encoding DNA-directed RNA polymerases I, II, and III subunit RPABC5 codes for MIIPVRCFTCGKIVGNKWEAYLGLLQAEYTEGDALDALGLKRYCCRRMLLAHVDLIEKLLNYAPLEK; via the exons ATGATCATCCCCGTGCGCTGCTTCACGTGCGGCAAGATCGTGGGCAACAAGTGGGAAGCCTACCTGGGACTGCTGCAGGCCGAGTACACCGAGGG GGACGCCCTGGACGCGCTTGGCTTGAAGCGCTACTGCTGCCGCCGGATGCTACTGGCGCATGTGGACCTGATCGAGAAGCTGCTGAACTACGCGCCGCTGGAGAAGTGA